One segment of Mugil cephalus isolate CIBA_MC_2020 chromosome 14, CIBA_Mcephalus_1.1, whole genome shotgun sequence DNA contains the following:
- the LOC125019934 gene encoding H-2 class I histocompatibility antigen, Q10 alpha chain-like isoform X2, whose product MFLLVFVVLLGTVVTVNSEKHSLTYIYTALSKPVGLPGIHEFTAMGLLDGKMIDYYDSEHQTKVSKQPWMEERLPKEYWDKGTQSRRSKQQWFKVNIDILMKRMRQNDTDVHVLQWMVGCEGVVQADGSLRYHRGINTYGYDGNDFLSFDDIHSVWVAPNDAAVPTKRKWDDVQVLTEYTRGYLENECMDWLGKFRSLGENQIRKAPPPEVFVFARNTKVETNVILMCLATGSYPKDIVLNIKRNGRILTREDGVVTSGVRPNEDDTFQRRDSVEIKRSDMSDYSCEVIHAVSDMYVEKPWDHQLLPHSGGAAVITVAVVSVQVLVLVALLALVVLRRRRILGTFARRMTFKYSALLQAEDSPEVFEDLPPDELRESKLS is encoded by the exons ATGttcctgctggtgtttgtagttCTTCTGGGGACAGTAGTGACGGTAAACAGCG AGAAACATTCCCTCACGTACATCTACACGGCCCTCTCCAAACCTGTGGGACTCCCGGGCATCCACGAGTTCACAGCCATGGGTCTGCTGGACGGCAAGATGATCGACTACTACGACAGTGAGCATCAGACCAAAGTCTCCAAACAGCCCTGGATGGAAGAGCGACTTCCTAAAGAGTACTGGGACAAAGGAACACAGTCCCGCCGGAGCAAGCAGCAGTGGTTCAAGGTCAACATCGACATCCTGATGAAACGGATGAGACAGAATGACACCG ACGTCCATGTTCTCCAGTGGATGGTCGGCTGTGAGGGCGTGGTACAAGCTGACGGCTCTTTACGATATCACCGTGGCATAAACACGTACGGTTATGATGGAAACGACTTCCTGTCCTTCGATGATATCCACTCAGTCTGGGTCGCCCCGAATGATGCAGCTGTCCCCACCAAGAGGAAGTGGGACGATGTCCAGGTCCTGACAGAATACACCAGAGGCTACCTGGAGAACGAGTGCATGGACTGGCTGGGGAAGTTCAGGAGTTTAGGCGAAAATCAGATAAGAAAAGCCC ctcctcctgaagtgtttgtgtttgcgagAAACACCAAAGTTGAGACCAACGTCATTTTGATGTGTCTGGCCACAGGCTCCTATCCAAAAGACATCGTCCTCAATATCAAGAGGAACGGCCGAattctaaccagagaggacggagtggTGACCTCAGGAGTTCGTCCAAATGAAGACGACACCTTCCAGAGAAGAGACTCTGTGGAGATTAAAAGATCAGACATGTCtgattacagctgtgaagtcattcatgctGTATCTGATATGTATGTGGAGAAGCCCTGGG ATCATCAGCTTCTTCCTCACTCTGGTGGAGCGGCTGTCATCACTGTTGCAGTTGTCTCTGTTCAGGTTCTTGTCTTGGTTGCCCTTTTGGCGCTGGTGGTTCTGAGGAGGCGACGCATCCTTG GAACTTTTGCCAGACGCATGACATTCAAGTACTCAG CTCTATTACAGGCTGAAGATTCTCCAGAGGTGTTTGAAGATCTTCCTccag ATGAACTCAGGGAATCCAAACTTTCCTGA
- the LOC125019934 gene encoding H-2 class I histocompatibility antigen, L-D alpha chain-like isoform X3, whose translation MNPPRVWIFVFLSLMWGDVDPAGGEKHSLTYIYTALSKPVGLPGIHEFTAMGLLDGKMIDYYDSEHQTKVSKQPWMEERLPKEYWDKGTQSRRSKQQWFKVNIDILMKRMRQNDTDVHVLQWMVGCEGVVQADGSLRYHRGINTYGYDGNDFLSFDDIHSVWVAPNDAAVPTKRKWDDVQVLTEYTRGYLENECMDWLGKFRSLGENQIRKARSYPKDIVLNIKRNGRILTREDGVVTSGVRPNEDDTFQRRDSVEIKRSDMSDYSCEVIHAVSDMYVEKPWDHQLLPHSGGAAVITVAVVSVQVLVLVALLALVVLRRRRILGTFARRMTFKYSALLQAEDSPEVFEDLPPDELRESKLS comes from the exons AGAAACATTCCCTCACGTACATCTACACGGCCCTCTCCAAACCTGTGGGACTCCCGGGCATCCACGAGTTCACAGCCATGGGTCTGCTGGACGGCAAGATGATCGACTACTACGACAGTGAGCATCAGACCAAAGTCTCCAAACAGCCCTGGATGGAAGAGCGACTTCCTAAAGAGTACTGGGACAAAGGAACACAGTCCCGCCGGAGCAAGCAGCAGTGGTTCAAGGTCAACATCGACATCCTGATGAAACGGATGAGACAGAATGACACCG ACGTCCATGTTCTCCAGTGGATGGTCGGCTGTGAGGGCGTGGTACAAGCTGACGGCTCTTTACGATATCACCGTGGCATAAACACGTACGGTTATGATGGAAACGACTTCCTGTCCTTCGATGATATCCACTCAGTCTGGGTCGCCCCGAATGATGCAGCTGTCCCCACCAAGAGGAAGTGGGACGATGTCCAGGTCCTGACAGAATACACCAGAGGCTACCTGGAGAACGAGTGCATGGACTGGCTGGGGAAGTTCAGGAGTTTAGGCGAAAATCAGATAAGAAAAGCCC GCTCCTATCCAAAAGACATCGTCCTCAATATCAAGAGGAACGGCCGAattctaaccagagaggacggagtggTGACCTCAGGAGTTCGTCCAAATGAAGACGACACCTTCCAGAGAAGAGACTCTGTGGAGATTAAAAGATCAGACATGTCtgattacagctgtgaagtcattcatgctGTATCTGATATGTATGTGGAGAAGCCCTGGG ATCATCAGCTTCTTCCTCACTCTGGTGGAGCGGCTGTCATCACTGTTGCAGTTGTCTCTGTTCAGGTTCTTGTCTTGGTTGCCCTTTTGGCGCTGGTGGTTCTGAGGAGGCGACGCATCCTTG GAACTTTTGCCAGACGCATGACATTCAAGTACTCAG CTCTATTACAGGCTGAAGATTCTCCAGAGGTGTTTGAAGATCTTCCTccag ATGAACTCAGGGAATCCAAACTTTCCTGA
- the LOC125019934 gene encoding H-2 class I histocompatibility antigen, Q10 alpha chain-like isoform X1: protein MNPPRVWIFVFLSLMWGDVDPAGGEKHSLTYIYTALSKPVGLPGIHEFTAMGLLDGKMIDYYDSEHQTKVSKQPWMEERLPKEYWDKGTQSRRSKQQWFKVNIDILMKRMRQNDTDVHVLQWMVGCEGVVQADGSLRYHRGINTYGYDGNDFLSFDDIHSVWVAPNDAAVPTKRKWDDVQVLTEYTRGYLENECMDWLGKFRSLGENQIRKAPPPEVFVFARNTKVETNVILMCLATGSYPKDIVLNIKRNGRILTREDGVVTSGVRPNEDDTFQRRDSVEIKRSDMSDYSCEVIHAVSDMYVEKPWDHQLLPHSGGAAVITVAVVSVQVLVLVALLALVVLRRRRILGTFARRMTFKYSALLQAEDSPEVFEDLPPDELRESKLS, encoded by the exons AGAAACATTCCCTCACGTACATCTACACGGCCCTCTCCAAACCTGTGGGACTCCCGGGCATCCACGAGTTCACAGCCATGGGTCTGCTGGACGGCAAGATGATCGACTACTACGACAGTGAGCATCAGACCAAAGTCTCCAAACAGCCCTGGATGGAAGAGCGACTTCCTAAAGAGTACTGGGACAAAGGAACACAGTCCCGCCGGAGCAAGCAGCAGTGGTTCAAGGTCAACATCGACATCCTGATGAAACGGATGAGACAGAATGACACCG ACGTCCATGTTCTCCAGTGGATGGTCGGCTGTGAGGGCGTGGTACAAGCTGACGGCTCTTTACGATATCACCGTGGCATAAACACGTACGGTTATGATGGAAACGACTTCCTGTCCTTCGATGATATCCACTCAGTCTGGGTCGCCCCGAATGATGCAGCTGTCCCCACCAAGAGGAAGTGGGACGATGTCCAGGTCCTGACAGAATACACCAGAGGCTACCTGGAGAACGAGTGCATGGACTGGCTGGGGAAGTTCAGGAGTTTAGGCGAAAATCAGATAAGAAAAGCCC ctcctcctgaagtgtttgtgtttgcgagAAACACCAAAGTTGAGACCAACGTCATTTTGATGTGTCTGGCCACAGGCTCCTATCCAAAAGACATCGTCCTCAATATCAAGAGGAACGGCCGAattctaaccagagaggacggagtggTGACCTCAGGAGTTCGTCCAAATGAAGACGACACCTTCCAGAGAAGAGACTCTGTGGAGATTAAAAGATCAGACATGTCtgattacagctgtgaagtcattcatgctGTATCTGATATGTATGTGGAGAAGCCCTGGG ATCATCAGCTTCTTCCTCACTCTGGTGGAGCGGCTGTCATCACTGTTGCAGTTGTCTCTGTTCAGGTTCTTGTCTTGGTTGCCCTTTTGGCGCTGGTGGTTCTGAGGAGGCGACGCATCCTTG GAACTTTTGCCAGACGCATGACATTCAAGTACTCAG CTCTATTACAGGCTGAAGATTCTCCAGAGGTGTTTGAAGATCTTCCTccag ATGAACTCAGGGAATCCAAACTTTCCTGA